Within Candidatus Dormiibacterota bacterium, the genomic segment AGGCGGTCGCCACCGCCCAGGCGAACAGGGTCGACGACCGCCTCATCGCCGAGCTGGGACGCACCCCGCTGGTCGCGCCGGCGCTCCACAACCGGCTCGACGACGTGATCCACGGCGACCACGAGGGGTGGTTCTCGGCGCGGCTGGGGCACAAGGACGTGCGCCTGGCACGCGACCTCGCCCGGAGCGGAGGGCTCGACCTCGCCGTCGCCGCCAGCGTCGAGGCCCTCTTCGACCAGGCCATCGCCGCCGGGCTCGGCGACCGGGACATCACCGCGGTGGTCGAGGCGGTGCGGGCCCGCCGGGTCACGGAGGTGCCGGCCCCCCGGCGGTGACCGGCGAGGGTTGATCCGCGGCGGTGGCCGCCGGCCTCGTCGAGATGGTCTCCACGCAGCCCCCGACCGGCGGGGGCGACAGGATCGGCGCGGTTCTGCGTTGTGGGTGCATGGAAGGGATCGGCGCCGCCGGGGAGGGGCGGCGCGCCATGTACCTGATCCACCAGACGCTGCGCTACGACTACCCCTCCCCGATCGCCGACCTCGAGCACCGGCTGGTGGTGATCCCCCCGGAGGTGCACGGCGACCAGCGGCGCATCCTCCACCGGCTCGACGTGCACGGCGGGCCCGCTGCCATGGTCACCCACGGCGAGGACGTCTTCGGCAACCCGGTCATCGAGATGAGGGTGCCCCGGGTGCGTCGCAGCCTCACCTTCGAGGCGTGGGTGCTGCTGCGCCGCTCGGCGGTGCCGGAGCCGCCCCGGCTGCCCGCGACCGCTCTCGACGACCCCCTGCTGCACCGGCCCACGGCGCTCACCGCCCCCGACGCGGGGCTGAGCGCGGCGGCTCGGGCCCACCTCGGGTCCGGCCACACCGGGCTGGGCCTGGCCGAGGAGCTCAACGGCTGGGTGCACCGGAGCATGCGCTACACCCGCGGCGTCACCGGCGTCTCCACCACCGCCGCCGAGGCCCTCGCGCTCGGCGGTGGGGTCTGCCAGGACTACGCCCACGTCATGCTCGCGATCTGCCGCCTCTGCGGCCTGCCGGCCCGCTACGTCTCCGGGCACCTGCTCGGCGAGGGCGCCACCCACGCGTGGGTCGAGGTGCTGCTGGCCGAGGGCGACGCGGCCGTGGCCCACGCGTTCGACCCCACCCACG encodes:
- a CDS encoding NAD-binding protein, producing the protein AVATAQANRVDDRLIAELGRTPLVAPALHNRLDDVIHGDHEGWFSARLGHKDVRLARDLARSGGLDLAVAASVEALFDQAIAAGLGDRDITAVVEAVRARRVTEVPAPRR
- a CDS encoding transglutaminase family protein, with protein sequence MEGIGAAGEGRRAMYLIHQTLRYDYPSPIADLEHRLVVIPPEVHGDQRRILHRLDVHGGPAAMVTHGEDVFGNPVIEMRVPRVRRSLTFEAWVLLRRSAVPEPPRLPATALDDPLLHRPTALTAPDAGLSAAARAHLGSGHTGLGLAEELNGWVHRSMRYTRGVTGVSTTAAEALALGGGVCQDYAHVMLAICRLCGLPARYVSGHLLGEGATHAWVEVLLAEGDAAVAHAFDPTHGVRAGLRHLTVAVGRDYADVAPTSGTFRTGPSGALTSRQRVTLMEGEEAVAG